GCTGACCAGCCAGGCGCTGAAGAGCGCCGACGCCAACGTGGTGGTCATCGAGGCGCTGAGCGAACTGCGTCTGCTTGCCGTGGCCAAGGCCGGGTTCGCCCACCCACAGGTGTCCGCCGAGCACGCTCACCGCTATTTGACCCAGGCCATGGCGCTCAACCTGCGGCTGCTGTTCACCCCGCCCACGGAAGCCGAGCGCGAGGCCCAGGGTCGGCTGGCGCTGATCTCGCGCCACCTGTTCCAGCACCTGGCCGCGCGGATCGGCTACGAGCACATCATCGACACGCTGATCGAGGAAGTCTGGCGCATCCTGCAGCAGCGCCCGCTCCAGACCGAGGCCATCAAGCAGATGATCACCCAGGTGGCGCTGTGCCAGGCCGACCCGACCATCGATCTTGGCGCCAGCGGCCAGGGGGCGGCGCGGCTGGTCAGCGCGCTTTTTGGCCCTACCCAGGCCTGCCAGGAAGATCCCGGCGTCGAGATATACCGCCAGCGCCTGGAAGGCATGGACCACGCCGCCCTGCAGGCGGAGGCCACGGGGTTCGCCCGAGCCATGCACGATACCGGGCTGGTAGCGCCCTATCACGCCGTGCTCATGCGCCACCTGGTCGAGCACAGCGACAAGCTCGTTGCCGATGCGCTGGGCCTGTCTTCCACCGGACGCGACTGCCTTTTGTGCTACCGCGAACTGGTGCTGGCGCTGATACGGGCCGGTGTTTATCCGGGCACCGCCCAGGCGGTTTACGGCCTTGCGCTTACGCTGGAGCGCGGCATTCTCTATCAGCCGCCGGTGGCGCCGGCCATGTGGCGACAGCTGGGGCTTACGCTGTCGGAATGGTCCCGGGCGCGCCTTGCGCTTGCCTGCGGCGACGCCGTACCGCCCCGGGCCCGGCTGCTGGAAGGCGTGCTGGGCATGCTGGGTCTGCCGCTGGGCATCGGCCAGGGCAACAACCCCACCTGCCAGTCGGCTCGGGCGCTGTCCATGTGGGCCTACAACGACCCCGACTACCTGCTGCAGATGGTGGCCTGGGCCGCGCGCGACGATGAAATCGTCATGCACTTCGAAGGCCAGCCCATCTCCTCCATGGCAAGCCTCTCCGGCGTGGCGACCGAGCTGCCCATGGACCTCGATCCGGTATCGCTGATCGTGGTGCCTCACCTGGATCGTATCTACGCCGAGATGGGCCGGCGCTGCATCGGCCGGGAAGGCGATCCTCACCGCTGGGTCAACCCCGAGTTCCACGGCTGGTGGTCGGGTCGCGGCTTTGCCATCAACGTCGACGTCGCCACCGGCAAGCTCATCGACGTGGACGCTTTTCTGCGCCACTTCTACGCCAGCTACCACCCTTTCTATAACGGCAACCAGCCGCTGATTCATCCCCAGCCGGCGGGCATAGCGGTCACCGACAGCACCGGCCGCTTTATCGGCTGGCACGCCATCAGCATACTGCGCGCCTCGCTTGACCCCGGCGAACAAATGCGCGTGTATTTCTACAATCCCAACAACGACAGCGGCCAGAACTGGGGCGACGGCGTGGTCGTCAGCACCGCCGGCAACGGCGAGCGCTTCGGCGAAGCGTCGCTGCCGTTCGAGCAGTTCGCCTCGCGCCTTTATATCTACCATTACGACGCGCTTGAGCACGGCGAGCCGGCCGCCGTCAGCGGTGACGAGCTGGCGCGGGTCAAGGGCTATCTCTCGCGCACCTGGGGCGCCGAACGTCTGCCGCCGGGCGGCCTGCAGGCCGCCGCGCACACCGCTATCCGACGCGAGTAGCTTCGGATGCCACGCCTTGACCAGCTACTCGTCAAGCAGCAGCTCGCAGCCTCGCGCACCCGGGCCCAGCGGCTGATCAAAAGCGGCCACGTGCACCGCCTTGACACCGGTGCGCGGCTGCTCAAACCCAGCGAGCCGCTGGCCGAGACCACGCCGCTTGCCGTGGATGACGCACCCGAAGAGCGCTACGTTTCCCGGGCGGGGCTCAAGCTCGAAGCCGTCCTCAGCGCCCTGGACAAGCGTTTCGACGGCCAGACGGTGCTCGACGTGGGCCAGTCCACCGGCGGCTTCAGCGACTGTGCCCTGCGCTTTGGCGCGCGCCACGTCATCGGTATCGAAGTCGGCCACGGGCAGCTCGCTCCCTCACTGCGTGACGACCCCAGGGTCAGCTGCCTCGAAGGCATCAATGCCCGGGCGCTGACCCGCTCCCCGGCCTTTGCTACCCTGTGCCGGCGCCATCCGCCGAGCGCTGCGGTGATGGATGTCTCTTTTATTTCACAAACGCTGATTCTGCCCGAGATCGCCGCGGCGCTACCGGCCGGCGGCGAGCTTTTATCGCTGGTCAAGCCGCAGTTCGAACTCGACCCCTCGGCCCTGGGCAAGCGCGGCGTGGTCCGCGATGCACGCCGCTACGCCGAGGTCAGAACGCGCCTTGAGCACGCCTGTCGGCAAAGCGGGCTGAGCATCGCGCACTGGCAGCCAAGCCCGATAACCGGCGGCGACGGCAACCGAGAGTTTCTGCTCCACGCCCGCTGCCGCGCCTGAGCCCCGTTGACTTCTTCAGGCCTCGTGATAAAACACGTCCAGGCGTTTGCCTGCTTATCCATTGACGAGCCGTAACCCCATGACCGCCCGACATCCACTTTTTGCCGGCTTGAGCTTTGCATTGGCCATGCACGCCGGCAGCGCCTGCGCCGACTCTGCGGACGCCAGCGCACTGGACGCTCGCGTCCACGCCCTGCGCCACGAAATCACCCGGCTCAACCTCGAGCTCTCCTCGCTCGAGGCGCGCCAGACGCCGCGCTTTGAAACCTCGGCGTACATGACCGCGCTGACCCCCAAGCCGCCGGAAGAGCAGGCCATTGCAGAAACCCGCGAGCGCCGGCAGCTGGAAAGGGCGTCCGAGCACAACCCCTTTTCGATCACCGCTCATCGCACCAACTATCTGTTTCCGGTGAGCTATAACGCCAACCAGGATCGCGCTCGCTTTCGCAACATCGACGCCGACGGACGGGCAGACAATACCGAGGTCAAGTTTCAGTTCAGCGCCAAGTTCTCGCTGGTCGAGGATCTGTTCGGCAACAACGGGGACCTGTTTTTCGGCTACACCCAGCGCAGCTGGTGGCAGGCCTACAATACCGACTCCTCCTCGCCCTTCCGCGAAACCAACTACGAGCCGGAAATCTTCATCGACTTCGACAACGCCTGGAATATTTTCGGCTGGGTCAACACCCGCAACCGGCTTGCCGTCAACCACCAGTCCAACGGCCGCTCGGCACCGCTGTCGCGCAGCTGGAACCGCGTCTACCTGGAAAGCACGCTGCAGCGCGGCGACTGGGCAGTCACCCTGGCCCCCCACTGGCGCATTCCCGAGTCCCAGGGCGAGGACGACAACCCCGACATTCACCGCTATATGGGCTACGGCGACGTGCGCATCGCCAGGCGCTATAGCCACGACCAGGAAGTCGCCGCCCAGCTGCGGGGCAACCCGAATACCGGCAACTACGGCACCCAGCTGGACTACAGCTGGCCGGCCTTCAACGGCGTACGCGGTCACGTGCAGTATTACTACGGCTACGGCGAAAGCCTGATCGACTACAACCACCGGGTCCACCGGCTGAGCCTCGGCTTCAGCCTCAACCCGCTGTTTACCCCCAGCGGGCTGCTGCGCTAGTCGTCGTCAGCGGGGTCGCGTCGGGTATAGTGCTTGTATCACTCTAGACACCTGCTATGCTGACAGCTCGCTTCTCGCAGCAATGTCACTCACCGGCAACTCTCGTTTGTCTATCCTCAGGAGAAAGACATCATGGCCAAGAAACCGTCAGACCGCCAAGTGCACACCGAACAGCTGCAGGACGACCTGCGCCATCTGAGCGACACCGTGGAAGAGCTGGTCAACGCCACGGCCAAGGACGCCAGCTCGGAAATGCGCGACCTGCGCGAGCGCGCCGAGCAACGCCTCAAGGATACCCGCGCCCGCGTTGAAGCCCGGGGCGAGCAGCTTTATACCGACACCCGCGACAGCCTGACCCAGCAGGCCGACTGCTGCGACCGCTACGTACGTGACAACCCCTGGACCAGCGTAGGCATCGGCGCTGCCGCCGGCGTGGTGGTAGGCCTGCTGCTCGGACGGCGCTAATGGCGCTGGGTCCCGGCCAACGTGTGATCCAGGCCGTCAGGAGCGTACTCGGTACGCTTGTCGCCAACGGCGAAACGCGCCTGCGCCTGGCGGTACTGGAGCTTGAAGAAGAACGGGCGCGCCTGCTGACGCTGATACTGCTGGCAGGCGCCAGCCTTTTGCTGTTCATGCTGGCCACGGCCAGCATGACCGCTCTGGTCATCGCCATCTTCTGGGACAGCTACCGTTTGCTGGCTATCGGCGCCTGCGCCGTCGTGCTGTTGCTGGCAAGCGTCGTGCTGGCCGCAGTGGCAATACGCCAGGCTCGGCGGCACACCCTGCTGAAAGACACCCTGAGCCAGCTGGCCACCGACCGCGCCCTGTTGGAGCAACGTAACGATGCCCGCCAAAAACGCTGATCCGGTCTCCCGTCGCCAGCCGGCACGCCGCTTGCCCTCGCGGGCGGCGCGCAAGCGCGAGCTGCTGGAACAGCTGGAGCAGCAGCGCATCGATATCATGGTGGAAGGCCTGCGCCTCGAGCGCTCCGCCGAGCCGCTCGATCGCGGCTGGCAAAAGATCGCCCGCTACAAAACGCCGCTGATGCTTGCCGGCGGCGGCCTGGCCTACCGCGTGGTCAGAAAGTCAGGCCCCCTCGTGCAAATTGGCCGGCGCGCTCTCGCCGCCTATATGCTGGTGCGCAACGTCAAGCGGCTGGGGCAGCGTCCCCGCCGCTAGCAGGCCTGGCCGCAGGCCACCCCCGAGGCCCAGGCCCACTGAAAGTTGAACCCGCCAAGCTCCCCGGTCACGTCCAGCACCTCGCCGATAAAGCGCAGCTGGGGCAGGCCGCTTACGCTAAAGTCCTTCGACGACAGCGCATCCGTACTCACCCCGCCGAGCGTCACCTCGGCCGTGCGCCAGCCTTCGGTGCCGGCGGGCCTCAGCGTCCAGCGATTGAGCCGCTCGGCCCAGGCGGCGATAGCCGCGTTGGAATATTCTGCCAGCGGCGCATGGCTCGCGGCACCGGCGTACCACTCGCCCAGCGCCTGAGCCACCCGCTTGGGCAAACGCTCCCCAAGCCAGGTGGAAAGCTGGCGCTTGGGCGTGACGCGGCGCGCCTGGCGCAGCGCAGCCTCGGCGTCCTCCCCCGGCAGCAGGTCCACACATAGCGCTTCCCCCGGCCGCCAGACGCTTGAGATCTGCAGCATGGCAGGCCCGGAAAGCCCCCGGTGGGTAAACAGCATCGGCTCGGCAAATGCGCGCCCGTTACAGGCGACGCGCACGTCAAGACTCACCCCGGAAAGCGCCGCTGCCCGCGCCTTCCACGGCTCGCCCAGCGTAAAGGGCACCAGTGCTGCCCGGGTCGGCAACACCTCGAGGCCAAACTGGCGGGCCAGGTCGTAGCCAAAGCCGGTAGCGCCCATGGTGGGGATCGACAGCCCGCCGGTCGCCACCACCACCGCGCCGGCGTCCACCTTGCCAAGCGAGGTTGCCAGGCGCATGCCCTCTCCCAGGCGCTCCACGCGCTCCACCCGGGTGCCCAGGCGCACCTCAACCCCCGCCCACTCGCATTCGGTGAGCAGCACCCGCACAATGTCCCTGGCCGAGATGGCGCAGAATAGCTGCCCCGGCGCCTTTTCCACGTACTCCACGCCGTGGCGCTCCACCAGCTCGATAAAGTCACCCGGCGAATAGCGCTTCAGCGCGGAGATGCAAAAATGCGGATTCTGCGAGTAGAAATGCTGTGGCGCGGTGGCCGTGTTGGTAAAGTTGCAGCGCCCGCCGCCGGACATGAGGATTTTCTTGCCGGCCTTTTTTGCATGGTCCACAAGCAGCACCCGCCGGCCGGCGTAGCCCGCCCGGGCTGCGCACATCAGACCGGCCGCGCCCGCGCCGATCACCACCACGTCATAGGTTTTCACAAGGCAGCTCCGGTATGCACAAAGCCGCTAGTTTAACAGCCTGTCCCGCTCCCGCCGCCCTTCGCCCGCCTTTTCTGAGTGCGCGGCCTCGCGCGGTGTTCTGGCTGGGGCTGCTGCTAGCCCTGCTAATGGCGCTGGCCGCCGGGCCGGCGCTAGGGCAGAGCGGCATGCCGGCCCCCCAGGTGATCGCTGCCCGAGTCGCCCAGGGCGCCTGGGCAGACACCGTGCGCGCCCCGGGCACGCTGAAAGCCGACGAAAGCGTCACGCTCTCGGCCACCGTCACCGACGTCATCACCGCCATCGACTTTGACGACGGCGACGAGGTCGAAGCCGGCCAGCGCCTGATTCAGCTGGATGACGAAGAAGAGCGCGCCCGGCTGCGCGCGGCCCGGGCCAGCGCCGGCGAAGCGCAAAACGCCCTGCGCCGCGCCACCCAGCTGCAAGAGCGCAACCTCTCGGCCCGAGCCGACGTGGAAGACAGCCAGGCCCGGCTGGACCAGGCCCGCGCCGAGGCCGCCGCTCTTGAGGCCAGGCTTGCCAACTACCGGATTACCGCGCCGTTCTCCGGGCGCATGGGGCTGCGCAACGTAAGCGTCGGCACCCTGGTATCTCCGGGGGATGAGCTTGCCACCCTGGACAAGCTCGACGTCATGCGCCTGGACGCCAGCATCCCCGCCGTGCGGCTGGGGCAAATCTCGCCGGGAAGCCCGCTTCGCGCCCGCACCCGGGCCTTTCCCGAACGCACCTTTCGCGGCGAAGTGGCCAGCATCGATACCCGGGTTGACCCGATCGCGCGCAGCGTCACCGTGCGCGCCCGGCTGGACAACCCCGACGCGCGCCTGCGCCCGGGAATGCTGATGCAGGTCGAGCTTGATGCCGCCACCCGGGAGGCGCTGACGGTGCCCGAAGCGGCCATCGTCTCCGCAAGCCGCAGCCACTACGTGTGGCGGCTGGACGCGAACGACAATAACCGCGTGGAGCGCCGCCGGGTCGAGCTTGGCACTCGGCGTTTGGGCGAAGCAGAAGTCCTCGCCGGCCTGGAGCGCGGCGATCTGGTCGTCGTCCACGGCGCAGAGACGCTGCGCGACGGTCAGACGCCCGAGCTTCTGGGCATTACCGATGACAACACCGACATCAAGGCGATACTGCGCCAGGGGCGGAGCGAATAATGCGGCTTTCCGATGTTTCCGTGGAGCGGCCGGTGCTCGCCACCGTCATCGCCGCGCTGATCGTTGCCTTCGGCGTGCTGTCCCTGGATCGCCTGGCGCTTCAGGAATATCCCTCCATCGACCCGCCGGTGGTGAGCGTCGACACCCGCTACCCCGGCGCCTCGGCGAGCATCGTGGAAACGCGCATCACCCAGCCGCTGGAGGATCGCATTTCCGGCGTGGAAGGTATCGAGACCATCACCTCGTCCAGCAGCGACGGCCGCTCGAGCATCAGCGTCGAGTTCAGCCTCGAGCGCGAGATTGACTCCGCCGCCAACGACATCCGCGACAAGATCTCCCGGGCGCTGGGTAACCTGCCCGAAGAGGCCGACCCGCCCGAGGTGCAAAAGGCCGACGCCAACTCCGATACCGTGCTGTGGCTGAGCCTCACCGGCGACAGCTATACCACCGCCGAACTCACCGACTACGCCGAGCGCTACCTGGAGGACGCCCTGGCGGTGCTGCCCGGCGTCTCCCAGGTGCGCGTGGGCGGCGGGCGGCGCTACGCCATGCGCGTGTGGCTGGACGCCGACGCCCTGGCCGCGCGGCGGCTGACCGTCAACGCCGTGGAAAGCGCCCTGCGTGAAGAAAACGTCGAGCTGCCCGGCGGCGCCGTCGAGTCCCGGGAGCGCCAGTTCATCGTGCGCCTGCCGCGAAGCTTCACCACCCCCGACGACTTTCGCGCGCTGGTGCTCGACGAAACCGACAGCGGCGAGCTGATCCGCCTGGGCGACGTGGCCCGGGTGGAAATCGGCGCGGTGGAAGACCGCACGATTTTTCGCAGCAACGGCGAACCCATGGTGGGGCTGGGGCTGATGAAGCAGTCCACCGCCAACGTTTTGGAAATCTCCCGCGCCGCTCGGAACACCCTGGAAGAGCTGCAAGGCACGCTGCCCGACGGCATGACGCTGAGCCTGAACTTCGACTCGTCGGTCTTCATCGCCGGGGCCATCCGCGAAGTCGTCGTCACCCTGCTGATCTCGATGGTGCTCGTCGTCGCGGTGATTTTTCTTTTTCTGGGCAACCTGCGCACCACCCTGGTGCCGGCGGTAACCGTGCCCGTGGCGCTGATCGGCAGCTTCGGCGCCCTGCTGCTCATGGGTTTTACCCTGAACCTGCTGACGCTGCTCGCCCTGGTGCTGGCCATCGGCCTGGTGGTGGACGACGCCATCGTGGTGCTGGAAAACATCCACCGGCGAATGCAGGAGTACGGCGAGACGCCGCTGGTAGCCGCCTGGCGCGGTGCCCGGCAGATCGCCTTTGCGGTGATTGCCACGACGCTTGTGCTGATCGCGGTGTTCGTGCCGCTGGGCTTTTTGCAGGGCGACATCGGCCGGCTGTTTTCGGAGTTCGCCCTGACGCTTGCCGCCGCGGTGGCGCTTTCCAGCGTGCTGGCGCTGTCGCTGTCGCCGATGATGGCGTCCAGAGTGCTCAAGCCCGGCATGCACGACGGCCGCCTGGCGCGCGGCGTGCAGCGACTCCTTGGAGCCAGCCGCCACGCTTACCGGCGCGCGCTGAGGCTTGCGCTGCGCCTGCGTCTGGTCGTGGTGGCGATCTTTGCGCTGCTGCTAGGCGGCATGGCCTGGCTTTCCCAGACGCTGCCCACCGAATACACCCCCGAAGAAGACCGCGGCAGCTTTTATATCATCGTCAGCGGCCCGCCGGGCGCCACCTTCGACTACATGCTCGACTACATGGACGAAATCGAGTCGCGCCTGCTGCCGCTGGTGGAAGACGGCGACATCGAGCGTCTCCAGGTAAGGGCGCCGCTGGGGTGGGGCAACATCGAAAACTTCAACAGCGGCTTTATCATCGTCAACCTGGCCGACTGGGGCGAGCGCCGCAGCGTCTGGCCGATCATGAACGAGGTGCGCGAAAAGCTCGGCGGCCTGCCCGGCGTACGCGCCTTTCCGGTGATGAGCCAGGGCTTTGGCGGCAGCGCCGGCAAGCCGGTGCAGTACGTACTCGGCGGCAGCAGCTACGAAGAGCTTGCCCGGTGGCGCGACACCCTGATCGACTACGTGCGCGAGGACAACCCCAAGCTGCTGGGACTCGACAGCGACTATGAGGAAAAGCAGCCCCAGCTGCGCGTGCACATCGACTACGACCGCGCGGCAAGCCTGGGCGTCACCGTCAGCGACGTCGGCCGCACCCTGGAAACTCTGCTGGGCGGGCGCCGGATCACCCGCTACGTGGAAGGCGGCGAAGAGTACGACGTCATCGTCGAAGGCGAAAGGGGCGCTCGCCCCAGCGCCCAGAGTCTGGAAAGCGTCTTCGTGCGCTCGGCGCGCTCGGGCGAGCTGGTGCCGCTGGCAAGCCTGGTGAGCTTTGAGGACACCGCCGGCGCCAGCACCCTGAACCGCTTCAACCGGCTGCGCACGATTACGCTGCAGGCCAACCTGGCCGACGGTTACGCCCTGGGCGACGCTCTGGACTACCTGGACCGCACCGTCGCCGAGATCCTGCCCGAAGCCGTGCAGACCGACGTCCAGGGCGCTTCCCGCGACTACCGCGAGGCCGGCGGCGCCACGGCGTTTCTGCTGGGCATGGGGGTGCTGGTGGTCTTTCTGGTACTGGCCGCCCAGTTTGAAAGCTTCATCCACCCGCTGGTGATCATGCTCACCGTGCCGCTGGCCATCGTCGGCGCCCTGCTGGCGCTTTACGCCACCGGGCAGACGCTGAATATCTACAGCCAGGTGGGGCTTGTCATGCTGGTGGGGCTTGCCACCAAGAACGGGATTCTGATCGTCGAGTTCATCAACCAGCGGCGCGATGAAGGCGTCGCCTTTCAGGAGGCGCTGGTCGAGGCGTCGGTGACCCGACTGCGGCCCATTCTAATGACCGCCGTGACCACCATGGCCGGCGCCGTGCCGCTGGTGCTGTCAAGCGGCCCGGGCGCCAATTCGCGGCTGGTGATCGGTACGGTGATCATGGCTGGCGTGGGTACCGCCACGGTTTTCACGCTTTTCGTGATTCCCGTGGCCTACGCCCTACTGGCGAGAAACAGCGGCTCGCCGGGCGCGGTCAAACGCCGGCTGGCCGCCGAGCTTGACGAGTCCCGAACCGCCGAGGAGGTTTAGCCAGCATCCGCCCAGCCCCTCGCCCCTCCCCCGACGGGTGCAAGCGACGCTGCACAGCGGGCGACCCCGCCGTGGCTACCAGGGCAGCACCTCGCCGTTGCTATGCCAGAAACCGCCGCTATTCTCCAGCGTCAGCGCCTCGATACGCCTGGCGATGCCCGCGGCGGCCTCCTCGGCGCTGATCATGCCGCCGAATTTGACCATGCGCGTCTGCACATAGCCCGGGTGAATCTGGGCCACGGCGATGCCCCGCGGCTTCAGGTCCACGGCAAGCGACTTGCCAAAGGCGTTGAGCGCCGCCTTGGAGGCACGATAGCCATAGCGCCCGCCGGAGTCGTTATCGGCGATGGAGCCCATGCGGCTGGTAATATTGGCGATCCTGGCGCCCTCGCCCAGGTTGCCCAGCAGCGTTTCGGTCACGCGCAGCGGCGCATAGGCATTGATCTCCATCTGCGTGCGGATGGAATCAAAGTCGAGCTCACCGAGCCCCTCGTCCTGCAAGAGGCCGGCGTTATTGACCAGCAGGTCCAGGCGGCGGCCCGCCAGCAACTGTTTCAACCGTGCCACGTCCTCTTCACGGGTCACGTCGATGCCCTCGATCAGCGTTTCGGCGATGTCTCTCAGCTCAGCCGCCTCTTCGCCGCCGCTGCGGCACACGCCGATCACCGCCCGGCCGGCTGCGTGGTAATGGCGAGCCAGGGCGAGTCCGACGCCGCGGTTGGCACCGGTGATCAATACACTCGCTGACATATCAACTCCAGAACAGAAAATGTGGATAGCAGAATAGACACAGGCTTCATGGCGGCGTTGGACCGGCAGCTGCAACCCAGGTAAAAATGTAGCAAACCCTCTCACCCACGTCAGGAGCTCCCATGCCCCGCCTGTTAATCGTCAAGACCGGTGATGCCTACCCCGAGGTGGTCGAACAATACGGCGACTTCGAAGCGCTGTTCCAGCAGATACTGGCGCCCCATGGCTTCGAGGCCGAGGTGTTCGATGCGCGCCATGAACCGCTTCCGGAGCTGGCCGACATCGATGGCCTCTACATCACCGGCTCCCACGCCATGGTCAGCGACGCCGAGCCCTGGAGCGAAACGCTCAAGCCGTGGCTGGTCGCTGCCCGAGAGCGCAACCTGGCGATGCTTGGCGTCTGCTATGGACACCAGCTGATGGCCGCCGCCTTCGGCGGTCAAAGCGGCTATCGTCCGGCGGGACGCGAGTCCGGCACCCACCAGGTGACGCTGACCGACTCAGGGCATGACGACCCGCTGCTGGGCACGCTGCCGGCACACTTCCCCGTGCAGCTGACCCATGCCCAGTCGGTGCTCGAGGCACCCAGCGGTGCGGTGGTGCTGGCCCGCAACGCCCACGACGCCAACCAGGCGCTGCGTTATGGCCCGCGCCAGTGGAGCGTGCAGTTCCACCCGGAGTTCACCCCAGAGGTGATGCGCGCCTACCTCGCCCGCCAGGTCGACAAGCTGCGCGACCAGGGTGAGGATGCCAACGCCCTGATGCGTGGCGTCACCACCACGCCGGAGGCCAACTCATTGCTGATTAGCTTCGCCAGGACGGTGGCCGAACGCGAAGGTGCCGTAGCGTAAACCAACTGATCTCCGAGAGCTCGCGCCCGACACAGCCCTGAGCCCGACACAGCCTTGAGCCCAATACAGCCTTGAGCCCGATACAGCCTTGAGCCCGATACAGCCTTGAGCCCGATACAGCCTTGAGTCCGATACAGCCTTGAGCCCGATACGGCCCTGAGCCGCCCAACTTAGAGCGCTTTTCAAAACCTTGACTCACGCCAGTGACAACACCAGCCTGTTGGTATGGCTAAGAAGATCGTATCCGACGAGCTTTGGGAGATCGTGGAGCCGCTGTTGCCGCCAGAGAAGCCAAAGCCGAGTGATTGCCGACCTCCCATCTCCAACCGTGCCGCCTTGACCGGGATCCTCTTCACTCGACAACAGCGGGGTCATCCAGGCGATGCTGCCGCGGCTTCTGGCCTGCCTCCGCCGGCGGCAGCACATTACCTTAGGTTACGGACCCTGCCTTTTTTGTTTGGAGAACACCTGCCCTGCGTTTGAAATGCCTTCAACCTAGGATGCCAGACCCATGCTGGTATTCCGGCATAGGCATAATGCTGTCTGTGAGGCGAGTCAGGTGGCC
This DNA window, taken from Halomonas piscis, encodes the following:
- a CDS encoding glutamine amidotransferase, translated to MPRLLIVKTGDAYPEVVEQYGDFEALFQQILAPHGFEAEVFDARHEPLPELADIDGLYITGSHAMVSDAEPWSETLKPWLVAARERNLAMLGVCYGHQLMAAAFGGQSGYRPAGRESGTHQVTLTDSGHDDPLLGTLPAHFPVQLTHAQSVLEAPSGAVVLARNAHDANQALRYGPRQWSVQFHPEFTPEVMRAYLARQVDKLRDQGEDANALMRGVTTTPEANSLLISFARTVAEREGAVA